In one window of Frigoriglobus tundricola DNA:
- a CDS encoding BlaI/MecI/CopY family transcriptional regulator: MEGDPAPSERELDVLKVLWEMGSGSVREVADKLAPELGLAFNTVQTVLRNMEDKGLVGHRADGRTFVYFPKHTREQVTARFLSKVFGGALDQFVLSMLRAADAAPDELRELEQLIAQARAAKQRKGGS; encoded by the coding sequence GTGGAAGGCGATCCCGCTCCCAGCGAGCGCGAACTCGATGTCCTGAAGGTGCTGTGGGAGATGGGCTCCGGCAGCGTCCGCGAGGTCGCCGACAAGCTCGCGCCCGAACTCGGCTTGGCGTTCAACACCGTTCAGACGGTGCTCCGGAACATGGAGGACAAGGGGCTCGTCGGGCACCGGGCCGACGGCCGCACGTTCGTCTATTTCCCCAAGCACACGCGCGAGCAGGTGACCGCACGGTTCCTGTCGAAGGTCTTCGGCGGGGCGCTGGACCAGTTCGTTCTCAGCATGCTCCGGGCCGCGGACGCCGCCCCGGACGAGCTCCGCGAGTTGGAACAACTGATCGCCCAGGCGCGGGCGGCGAAACAACGGAAGGGGGGCAGTTGA
- a CDS encoding DUF1501 domain-containing protein: MLTYSHVNRRSFLGVGTAGLLGLSLPSVLRAESRGPGTGRAKADGAILVWLGGGPATIDMWDLKPDAPEEYRGEFNPVDTKAPGVRICEHLPKVAGIMNRCALVRSLHHTITDHGAGAAYMATGHPPSAALRHPALGAISAKLLTTGAGIPSNVTLNRGAGFPGDAGFLGAACTPYDAEVGDRGARAGVAGLPDGFTAEHLADRDRLRGSFDKKFRDLDAADAPAGLDQFQRQAVEILRSDRVRNAFDLTAEPETVRSAYGASSLGRCALTARRLIEAGTRFVTIGLGGWDTHAGAFRTLRQQLLPDLDRALAALVTDLHERGALDRTLVYCAGEFGRTPRVNGGGGRDHWPRSMSVLLAGGGVRGGCVHGSTDAYGLAPEADPCSPADVSATVVSLLGLSPNHEVRTPSGRPVVLFREGKVLDALIG, translated from the coding sequence ATGCTCACGTACTCGCACGTTAACCGTCGGAGCTTTCTGGGGGTCGGGACGGCCGGGCTGTTGGGGCTGAGCCTGCCGTCGGTGCTGCGGGCCGAGAGCCGCGGGCCCGGAACCGGCCGGGCGAAGGCCGATGGCGCGATCCTGGTGTGGCTCGGCGGCGGACCGGCCACGATCGACATGTGGGACCTCAAGCCCGACGCGCCCGAAGAGTACCGCGGCGAGTTCAATCCGGTGGACACGAAGGCGCCGGGGGTGCGGATCTGCGAACACCTGCCGAAAGTGGCCGGGATCATGAACCGCTGCGCGCTGGTGCGCTCGCTGCACCACACGATCACGGACCACGGCGCGGGGGCCGCGTACATGGCGACCGGGCACCCGCCATCGGCCGCCCTGCGGCACCCGGCGCTCGGCGCGATCAGTGCCAAACTCCTTACGACGGGCGCCGGGATCCCCTCGAACGTCACTCTGAACCGCGGGGCCGGTTTCCCCGGCGATGCCGGGTTTCTGGGGGCCGCGTGCACCCCCTACGACGCGGAAGTCGGGGACCGCGGGGCACGGGCCGGGGTCGCCGGCCTCCCCGACGGGTTCACCGCCGAGCACCTCGCGGACCGCGACCGCCTCCGCGGGTCGTTCGACAAGAAGTTCCGCGACCTCGACGCCGCGGACGCTCCCGCCGGGTTGGACCAGTTCCAGAGGCAGGCGGTGGAGATCCTGCGCTCCGACCGGGTCCGGAACGCGTTCGACCTCACCGCCGAACCGGAGACCGTCCGGTCCGCTTACGGGGCCAGTTCGCTCGGGCGGTGCGCCCTGACCGCCCGGCGGCTGATCGAGGCCGGGACGCGGTTCGTGACGATCGGGCTGGGCGGCTGGGACACACACGCCGGAGCCTTCCGGACGCTCCGTCAGCAACTGTTGCCGGACCTGGACCGCGCCCTCGCGGCGCTGGTGACGGACCTGCACGAGCGCGGGGCGCTCGACCGGACGCTGGTCTACTGCGCCGGGGAGTTCGGACGGACGCCGCGCGTCAACGGGGGCGGCGGCCGGGACCACTGGCCGCGATCGATGTCGGTGCTCCTGGCCGGCGGCGGGGTGCGTGGCGGGTGCGTCCACGGCAGTACCGACGCCTACGGCCTGGCGCCCGAGGCGGACCCGTGTTCGCCGGCCGATGTGTCGGCGACGGTCGTCAGCCTGCTCGGCCTCAGCCCGAACCACGAGGTCCGGACCCCATCGGGGCGTCCGGTGGTCCTCTTCCGCGAGGGCAAGGTTCTCGACGCGCTGATTGGGTGA
- a CDS encoding M56 family metallopeptidase: MPWDDVFALEWLARAAAGGFVLLAAAAVAVRCCRQPADRVRVIGLALPGALLVPWVALVPGLPRWDLAVLPAESVTKSPVPAPKPATAPAEPAPTFRPMAVSVPPSETAAAGPAPRSAPDTTFPSEGAETGGAGGAVQSSASQEPAAALEAPPVWTAARVVVCGYALLSGLALLWLAVGLGRLYLLWRGARPAPADLVALLREIGGPAADGVPLLVSPRLDSPVAFGGWRPIILLPESALTPDGRGAVRYGLAHEWSHVERGDIWRWYLVTLAQLFLFYQPLFWWLRRQLRLGQDFLADARATEQTADPIEYAEYLVTLARRRMGVPGLVLGITDRRSNLTRRVHMLLLNRTPLSRRCRLAWTCGAALLAFGLVTGTAAVRLAGAAPARPADPRDDKKAEEPKPAAAPAKGETLSYTGQVKDKETGKPLAGATVTVRRSIYGDPTRSDTNPVLEETKHTTNAEGRYAFTIPPEQTAERYLYIELDVEHPDHAPQKGFGYALSMIRKNEKLGGRPFFESVELRPAKPVTGVVKTPDGQPAAGVKVMAYSVTSKKPQGTFEYGSFADTRTDAEGKFRLALVSPGWAVVWVLPEKFVPTTHVVKDKRGDLGAFTLQTGPRLRGALLDAKGKPLAGVIVNAESRERNEEITEPVADNINRSAVTNEKGEFELNPLPPGQYVVTPGTYARDGSVDRKAIPARPVPGVFVGTKVVLKAGADPENLEVRAVPHVTIEARYLDSKGQPTRGHSADVFGQIDGVPWFGEAKVSPDGKMVALVPHGLEQVQFNLMTNEHGVLRWRKTKDGPLNSSRTAMLGTLTDDVKGIEVIRYTAPILLVKVRTKDGSKPADLAVTAAYAKDKGPFEGRLVVAGGRTSDVSFEQQEDGRFRSSQLLPDEEVTVTGHAEGYAGVSQKVSLAEGTTKEIEIVLEKAAEKKDVEKK, translated from the coding sequence ATGCCGTGGGACGACGTCTTCGCGCTCGAGTGGCTGGCCCGCGCCGCGGCGGGCGGGTTCGTCTTGCTGGCGGCGGCGGCGGTCGCCGTCCGGTGCTGCCGGCAGCCGGCCGACCGGGTCCGCGTCATCGGATTGGCGCTCCCCGGAGCGCTCCTGGTCCCCTGGGTGGCGCTGGTCCCCGGCCTGCCCCGCTGGGACCTCGCTGTTCTGCCCGCCGAATCCGTTACGAAGTCTCCGGTGCCGGCACCCAAGCCGGCCACGGCTCCGGCGGAACCCGCGCCGACGTTCCGACCGATGGCCGTCTCCGTGCCGCCGAGCGAAACGGCCGCGGCGGGCCCGGCGCCCCGATCGGCCCCGGATACCACATTCCCCAGTGAAGGGGCCGAAACCGGCGGCGCTGGGGGCGCTGTGCAGTCCTCCGCTTCCCAGGAACCCGCGGCCGCGCTCGAGGCCCCTCCCGTGTGGACCGCGGCGCGCGTCGTGGTGTGCGGGTACGCGCTCCTCTCGGGGCTCGCGCTCCTGTGGCTCGCGGTCGGCCTGGGGCGGCTGTACCTGCTGTGGCGCGGCGCCCGCCCGGCACCGGCCGATCTGGTCGCGCTCTTGCGTGAGATCGGCGGGCCGGCGGCCGACGGCGTGCCGCTGCTCGTGAGCCCGCGGCTCGACTCTCCGGTGGCGTTCGGCGGGTGGCGCCCGATCATCCTGCTGCCCGAATCCGCTCTAACCCCGGACGGGCGCGGGGCCGTTCGGTACGGCCTCGCCCACGAGTGGTCGCACGTCGAGCGCGGCGACATCTGGCGGTGGTACCTGGTCACGCTCGCCCAACTGTTCCTCTTCTACCAGCCGCTGTTCTGGTGGCTGCGGCGGCAACTGCGCCTCGGGCAGGACTTCCTCGCCGACGCCCGCGCCACCGAGCAGACGGCCGATCCGATCGAATACGCTGAGTACCTCGTCACCCTGGCACGCCGGCGCATGGGGGTTCCGGGACTCGTTCTCGGGATCACCGATCGCCGGTCCAACCTCACCCGGAGGGTCCACATGTTGCTCCTGAACCGCACCCCGCTTTCGCGCCGCTGCCGCCTGGCCTGGACGTGCGGCGCGGCGCTCCTCGCCTTCGGGCTCGTGACGGGCACCGCCGCCGTGCGGCTCGCCGGCGCCGCGCCCGCGCGCCCCGCCGACCCGCGCGACGACAAGAAGGCCGAAGAGCCGAAGCCGGCCGCCGCGCCCGCGAAGGGCGAGACGCTGAGCTACACCGGCCAGGTGAAAGACAAGGAGACCGGGAAGCCGCTCGCCGGGGCCACGGTCACGGTCCGGCGGTCGATCTACGGTGACCCCACGCGTTCGGACACCAACCCGGTTCTTGAAGAAACGAAGCACACGACGAACGCCGAGGGCAGGTACGCCTTCACCATCCCGCCCGAACAAACGGCCGAGCGCTACCTGTACATCGAACTGGACGTCGAACACCCGGACCACGCCCCGCAGAAGGGTTTCGGGTACGCCCTGAGCATGATCCGCAAGAACGAGAAGCTCGGCGGCCGGCCGTTCTTCGAGTCCGTCGAGTTGCGGCCGGCCAAGCCGGTGACCGGCGTGGTCAAAACGCCGGACGGCCAGCCGGCCGCCGGGGTGAAGGTGATGGCGTACTCCGTCACCAGTAAGAAGCCGCAGGGGACGTTTGAATACGGATCGTTCGCGGACACCCGGACCGATGCCGAGGGGAAGTTCCGCCTGGCGCTGGTCAGCCCGGGTTGGGCGGTCGTGTGGGTGCTCCCCGAGAAGTTCGTCCCGACCACGCACGTCGTCAAGGACAAGCGGGGCGACCTCGGCGCCTTCACGCTCCAGACCGGCCCGCGGCTCCGGGGCGCCCTGCTCGACGCGAAGGGCAAGCCGCTGGCCGGGGTGATCGTCAACGCCGAATCCCGGGAGCGGAACGAAGAGATCACCGAACCGGTGGCCGACAACATCAACCGCTCGGCGGTCACGAACGAGAAGGGCGAGTTCGAGCTGAACCCGCTCCCGCCGGGCCAGTATGTGGTGACGCCGGGGACGTACGCCCGCGACGGGTCCGTCGACCGAAAGGCCATTCCGGCGCGCCCGGTGCCCGGGGTCTTCGTCGGTACCAAGGTCGTCCTGAAGGCCGGCGCCGATCCGGAGAATCTGGAGGTCCGGGCCGTTCCGCACGTCACCATCGAAGCCCGGTACCTCGATAGCAAGGGCCAGCCGACGCGGGGGCACAGTGCCGACGTCTTCGGACAGATCGACGGGGTGCCGTGGTTCGGGGAAGCGAAGGTCAGCCCGGACGGGAAGATGGTCGCACTGGTCCCGCACGGACTGGAACAGGTTCAGTTCAACCTGATGACCAACGAGCACGGCGTGCTGCGGTGGCGCAAGACCAAGGACGGACCGCTCAACAGCTCCCGGACGGCGATGCTCGGGACGCTGACCGACGACGTGAAGGGAATCGAGGTCATCCGCTACACCGCGCCCATCCTGCTCGTGAAGGTGCGCACCAAGGACGGGTCGAAGCCGGCCGACCTCGCGGTCACCGCCGCCTATGCCAAGGATAAGGGGCCGTTCGAGGGCCGCCTCGTCGTCGCGGGCGGGCGGACGTCGGACGTGTCGTTCGAGCAGCAGGAGGACGGCCGGTTCCGCTCGTCGCAGTTGCTCCCGGACGAAGAGGTGACCGTGACCGGCCACGCCGAGGGGTACGCAGGGGTCTCCCAGAAGGTGTCACTTGCCGAAGGGACGACGAAGGAGATCGAGATCGTGCTCGAGAAGGCGGCCGAGAAGAAGGACGTCGAGAAGAAGTAG
- a CDS encoding methylated-DNA--[protein]-cysteine S-methyltransferase — translation MNIRNRPAKTFGKSPNRARAVAVKEAIHYAAGRSSLGPVLVASSDKGVVAILIGDDAEQLVRDLRRIFPAAHLFAGDREAKLRVQRVVDYIESPARGLDLPLDIRGTEFQNRVWRAVRDIPLGRTSTYKEIGQKIGAPKAARAVGNACAVNHLALVIPCHRVLASDGTISEGWGRERKRILIEREATTG, via the coding sequence GTGAACATTAGAAACAGACCCGCCAAAACGTTCGGGAAATCGCCGAACCGCGCGCGGGCGGTGGCGGTGAAAGAAGCGATCCACTACGCCGCGGGGCGGTCCTCACTCGGGCCGGTGCTGGTCGCGTCCAGTGACAAGGGCGTTGTCGCCATTCTGATCGGCGACGACGCGGAACAACTCGTCCGCGATCTCCGGCGGATCTTCCCCGCCGCGCACCTCTTCGCCGGGGACCGAGAGGCAAAACTCCGGGTGCAGCGCGTGGTGGATTACATCGAATCACCCGCGCGCGGCCTCGACCTGCCGCTCGACATCCGCGGGACCGAGTTCCAGAACCGGGTCTGGCGTGCGGTGCGGGACATCCCGCTGGGACGGACCTCAACGTACAAGGAAATCGGCCAGAAGATCGGCGCGCCGAAGGCCGCGCGGGCGGTGGGCAACGCGTGCGCGGTGAACCACCTCGCGCTCGTGATCCCGTGCCACCGCGTGCTGGCCAGCGACGGCACCATCAGCGAGGGCTGGGGCCGCGAACGCAAGCGCATCCTGATCGAACGTGAGGCGACCACTGGGTGA
- a CDS encoding DUF1549 domain-containing protein, whose translation MFRLTAVLIVAIGSHARAAAEPARDPVDFERHVVGLLSKSGCSAGACHGSFQGKGGLRLSLFGSEPARDHLAITRGGGGRRVNTAEPDKSLLLLKATGRVPHTGGKRFAADSWQAEAVRAWIAAGARHASGSGTVTRLDVSPAEPALTEPGATVQLRVKATYADGTTADVTRFCDLQSKDDSVAEVSALGAARAVRPGDSALVARYLGHTATARVFVPVPGTGTPYPTIPEVNFIDREVFAKLKRLNIVPSDRASDEEFLRRVTIDCTGGLPTAAEVRAFGADTDPQKREKAIDRLLAHPLHAALWATKLCAITACNVDAMDGSPEQRTKQARMWHDWVRHRFAANVPYDRIARGVLTATSREGHGLSEWLGAEIERANNNESGFDSTYRTRATLDLYWRRFEAEEFVPLEKLAELTATAFLGVRIECAQCHRHPFDRWTQTDYRTFASTFGRVRYESSPELTAAVVDRLEARRKAPPGRAGPPIPRLREVFLSDRSRALPHPETGAALEPKALGGPALTGTDPRDALAAWLTRPDNPFFARAFVNRVWAHYFGSGLIDPVDDLSAGNPPSNGGLLDALAADFVRSGFDVRRLERTVLTSRTYQLSSDPNDSNRRDRTNFSRAYPRPLLAEAVLDVLNDALGSVEDFGPDAPAGARAVEVATNRVRSTYAARVFRVFGRPARTTTCDCERATGPALPQTLFLMTDPDLLKKVTSGRLQKLLAAKTADARIVEELFLATLSRLPDADERKAALDRVSAAPDREAGLADVLWALINTREFILNH comes from the coding sequence ATGTTCCGTTTGACCGCCGTTCTGATCGTGGCGATCGGTTCTCACGCCCGCGCGGCGGCCGAGCCGGCCCGCGACCCGGTGGACTTCGAACGCCATGTGGTCGGGCTGCTGAGCAAGTCCGGGTGCAGCGCGGGCGCCTGCCACGGCTCGTTCCAGGGCAAGGGCGGCCTGCGGCTCTCTCTGTTCGGGTCCGAACCGGCCCGCGACCACCTCGCCATCACCCGCGGCGGCGGCGGGCGCCGCGTGAACACCGCCGAACCCGACAAGAGTTTACTTCTGCTGAAGGCGACCGGCCGGGTGCCCCACACGGGCGGCAAACGGTTCGCCGCCGATTCGTGGCAGGCCGAGGCGGTCCGCGCCTGGATCGCCGCCGGTGCCCGACACGCGAGCGGGTCCGGCACCGTGACCCGGCTCGACGTGTCGCCCGCCGAACCGGCCCTCACCGAGCCGGGCGCGACGGTCCAACTCCGCGTGAAAGCGACCTACGCCGACGGCACGACGGCCGATGTCACGCGGTTCTGCGACCTCCAATCGAAGGACGATTCCGTCGCCGAAGTGTCGGCGCTCGGTGCCGCCCGGGCCGTGCGCCCCGGTGATTCCGCACTCGTCGCCCGGTACCTGGGCCACACGGCCACCGCGCGGGTGTTCGTCCCGGTGCCCGGCACCGGCACGCCGTACCCAACGATACCCGAAGTGAACTTCATCGATCGCGAAGTGTTCGCGAAGCTCAAGCGCCTCAACATCGTGCCATCGGATCGCGCGTCCGACGAGGAGTTCCTGCGCCGGGTCACCATCGACTGCACCGGAGGGCTGCCGACGGCGGCCGAGGTCCGGGCGTTCGGCGCCGACACCGATCCGCAGAAGCGCGAAAAGGCGATCGACCGGTTGCTCGCCCACCCACTCCACGCGGCACTATGGGCGACGAAGCTGTGTGCCATCACGGCGTGCAACGTGGACGCGATGGACGGCTCGCCCGAGCAGCGGACGAAGCAGGCGCGCATGTGGCACGACTGGGTCCGCCACCGCTTCGCCGCAAACGTGCCCTACGATCGGATCGCCCGCGGGGTCCTCACGGCCACGAGCCGCGAGGGGCACGGGCTGAGTGAGTGGCTCGGAGCGGAGATCGAACGCGCGAACAACAACGAGTCCGGGTTCGACTCCACGTACCGGACCCGAGCGACACTGGACCTGTACTGGCGCCGGTTCGAGGCGGAGGAATTCGTTCCACTGGAGAAACTGGCCGAACTCACGGCCACGGCGTTCCTGGGTGTCCGGATCGAGTGTGCCCAATGCCACCGTCACCCGTTCGACCGCTGGACCCAAACCGACTACCGTACGTTCGCCAGCACCTTCGGCCGGGTCCGGTACGAGAGTTCGCCCGAACTCACTGCGGCCGTGGTCGATCGGCTGGAGGCGCGGCGCAAGGCGCCGCCGGGACGGGCCGGACCGCCCATCCCCCGACTGCGCGAGGTGTTCCTTTCGGACCGCTCCCGGGCGCTGCCCCATCCGGAGACGGGAGCCGCCCTCGAACCCAAGGCGCTCGGCGGCCCGGCGCTGACGGGCACGGATCCGCGCGACGCCCTCGCCGCCTGGCTCACCCGCCCCGACAACCCGTTCTTTGCCCGCGCCTTCGTGAACCGCGTCTGGGCGCACTACTTCGGATCGGGGCTCATCGACCCGGTGGACGACCTGTCCGCGGGCAACCCGCCCTCAAACGGCGGCCTCCTCGACGCACTCGCCGCCGACTTCGTTCGGAGCGGGTTCGACGTCCGGCGCCTGGAGCGCACGGTCCTCACCAGCCGTACCTATCAGCTCTCCTCCGACCCGAACGACTCCAACCGCCGGGACCGGACGAACTTCTCCCGCGCGTACCCCCGGCCGCTTCTGGCCGAGGCCGTGCTGGACGTCCTGAACGACGCGCTCGGTTCGGTCGAGGACTTCGGCCCGGACGCGCCGGCCGGCGCGCGGGCGGTCGAGGTGGCGACGAACCGCGTTCGTTCGACCTACGCCGCCCGGGTGTTCCGCGTGTTCGGCCGCCCGGCCCGGACGACCACCTGCGACTGCGAACGCGCGACCGGCCCCGCCCTGCCCCAAACGCTGTTCCTGATGACCGACCCGGATCTGTTGAAGAAAGTGACCTCCGGGCGCTTGCAGAAGCTCCTGGCCGCAAAAACGGCCGACGCCCGGATCGTCGAGGAGCTGTTCCTGGCGACACTCTCGCGACTGCCGGACGCGGACGAACGCAAAGCGGCACTCGACCGCGTATCGGCCGCGCCCGACCGCGAAGCGGGCCTGGCCGATGTCCTCTGGGCGCTGATCAACACACGAGAATTCATCCTGAACCACTGA